CATTTTTAGCGGGCGGTTAATCCCCGCCTCATGGCATGATGCACTTAGACGACAAAGAAAAACTGCCGCTATATTAAAAAAGGAGCAGATGCAGGTTTTTTTAAGAATTTAACACTGAAGGAGAATGAATGGTGGGTTTACATGTAGTTTTATTTGAACCAGAAATACCTGCAAATACAGGGAATATTGGAAGAATGTGTTTAGCAACCGGAACAACGTTACATCTGATTCATCCGCTCGGATTTTCAACAGATGATAAAATGGTACGGCGCGCTGGATTGGATTATTGGGAGCACGTAGATGTAAGAGAATATCATTCTATCGAAGAATTGTATCAGACTTACCCAGAAGGAAACTTTTATTATATAGAAAATTTCGGTACAAAGTATTATACAGATTTTGATTTTTCACCTGTAGATACAGACCAATTTTTTGTGTTTGGGAAAGAATCAACAGGGATTCCCCGGGATCTGCTGGAAGGGAAGGAAGATAAATGCCTGCGGGTTCATATGAACGATCGCGTTCGTTCACTAAATCTGTCCAATACAGCTTCTATTATTATTTATGAAGTATTAAGGCAGCAGAAATTTCCTGGTTTGCATTAATCGTGTGTGTTCAAACAATTACAAAAAAGATGTCTCCGGAAAAGAGGCATCTTTTTTGTAATGTCATTTAATGCAACGTATTTAGAAATCATTAAGTACGTTGGTCTTCTTTTGGAACGCCTGGTTTTGATTCGTAACCGGCTGTGAAGCAAGAAACAAGAAAAGTCACAATAACGCCCATGATTAATGCTAAATTCATAAACGGATTCCTCCTTCTATGTAATAGTAATACCTGTTTGGAACATTCTCTGTAATTAACCCTTATTATAACGGAAAAATCGGATGTTGTGAACTATTCTTCTATTTTGTACATCCAAGCAAATATGTTACGTTGAAAAAAGGCGGTAAACCAATCCAAATCAGTTGCTTTATTATCAGAAAAATAAGAAAGCATAAGCTGTTTTGACTCTATTTTTTCTTTTATATAAAAAATGTCGAATTCTCCCCGGGAATCGGTGCCGAATCCTTGTAACTGCCTTGAAAATCATGTATATTAATTAATGTAAACAAAGTAAGATGATTATAACAAAATTGAACCGTTTTCAAAGACGGATTAGTAATGCAATGGGGGTATCAGTCGTGCCAGGAAATGAAGAGTCTGCAGAACAATTTTGGGGACAGTTTCACGGACCAAATGCGGGGTATTTAGAACAACAGTATGAACTATATAAAGAAGATCCGGAGCAAGTCGAATCTTCTATAAAATCATTGTTTGATACACATGGAGCACCTGACTGGTTGACGGGAGAAGAAACCGTTCGTCCTGCTAGCGGACAAACTACTTCTAATATGAATGTATCAGAAGATTTAGATGTGACTAAATTATCCTCAGCAACCAAACTTGTTGAGGCTATTCGACGTTACGGTCATACAGATGCTGATATTTATTCCGTCGGCGGGTATAAAAGTGCTCCGTCAAAAATGTTGGATTTGAAGCATCATCATTTAACAGAAGAAGATTTGCAAAAAATCCCTGCAACATGGATTTGGGAACGTAAAAAAGAAGGAATTGAAACAGGTTTAGATGTAATTAACCTGCTGAAAAAATATTACACGGGTACGATTACGTTTGAGTACGATCATGTGAATAATGATGAAGAACGTACCTGGTTGTTTGACCTGATTGAAGAAGGCGATGCAAGATTTGATTCGAATCAGGAAGACAGAGTGGATATTTTAAAACGTTTATATGAAGTAGAAGGTTTTGAAAAATTCCTTCAAAAAACGTTTGTTGGTCAAAAGCGTTTTTCCGTTGAAGGATTAGAATCTATGATTCCGATGATTGATTATCTTGTTAAATATGCAAATGAAGATAATATCGAACATGTGATGCTTGGAATGGCGCACCGGGGACGTTTAGCGGTACTCGCAAACGTATTAAAAAAACCATATGATAAGATTTTTTCCGAATTTAATTACACGAGAGATAAGGAATTAATGCCGTCAGAAGGTTCCAAAGCAATTACCTATGGCTGGACCGGAGACGTTAAATATCACTTAGGTGCAGAAAAAGAAGTCATACACGGAAGTAAGGTAAATACAAAAATAACGCTTGCACATAATCCGTCACATCTTGAATTTGTGAATCCGGTAGTAGAAGGTTTTGCCCGGGCGGCTCAGGATGAACGTGATGTAAGCGGTTATCCGACGCGGGATATTAACAAATCTATGCCGCTTGTTATTCATGGAGATGCCGCTTTCATCGGAGAAGGTGTTGTTGCAGAAACGTTGAATCTAA
The nucleotide sequence above comes from Oceanobacillus timonensis. Encoded proteins:
- a CDS encoding tRNA (cytidine(34)-2'-O)-methyltransferase codes for the protein MGLHVVLFEPEIPANTGNIGRMCLATGTTLHLIHPLGFSTDDKMVRRAGLDYWEHVDVREYHSIEELYQTYPEGNFYYIENFGTKYYTDFDFSPVDTDQFFVFGKESTGIPRDLLEGKEDKCLRVHMNDRVRSLNLSNTASIIIYEVLRQQKFPGLH